In Mytilus edulis chromosome 6, xbMytEdul2.2, whole genome shotgun sequence, the following proteins share a genomic window:
- the LOC139527234 gene encoding uncharacterized protein — translation MASNSYCDPCSEEGTSKAAIKFCSNCEESLCKDCVEYHKKFKATKSHHLIDLTSILRSKIPIAKSFCGVHQDVPLDFYCTQHDTVCCRVCMPSCHQSCKDVIPLEVASKHIQKSSLLEDTLSEWQNIVKTLDNLKKDRHGYVEEIKREEMVILVEISKWKTHLIKQITASEEKLKTELSNAKKKILDLYGKENSEITELYNVVQEKKQELEFLKEHGSNNQLYLTLREQGKGVDDLIKRVQDMTLSVKKADFKLKKQSDIDIECIGSIEEVRTASAIQYSPVKLQQAQVQPVEVKSLLAFRKEISEKSRIRGIITDVAVTADDKLLVCDYNKECDNIDVFKINQRSLKYITTLSVLGTPYGISVLNGTDKACVTLPFKSYIQCIDTNTLTLEKTIEVGKDCFGITTTGNYIAVGKRGKIKILRLKGETIRNIVLPDLLEDSHYVSSLYYNPNDGSIIYSTVGMVSRIQLNGIESYRYAVEGEAGIAVDKQGHVYVSEIAKSEIQRFSSDGRFHDVVLTNRDEIKNPFAIAFNESCTKFVVTNLSGLFQIYSCK, via the coding sequence ATGGCTTCCAATTCATATTGTGACCCTTGTTCAGAAGAAGGAACATCAAAAGCGGCAATAAAGTTTTGTTCAAATTGCGAAGAGAGTCTTTGTAAAGATTGCGTAGAATACCATAAGAAATTTAAAGCAACAAAATCGCATCACTTGATCGATTTAACATCAATTTTGAGATCGAAAATACCGATTGCAAAAAGCTTTTGCGGGGTTCATCAAGATGTACCGCTAGATTTTTACTGCACGCAACACGACACAGTATGTTGTAGAGTATGTATGCCATCTTGTCATCAATCTTGCAAAGATGTTATACCGCTAGAGGTCGCTTCCAAACACATTCAAAAGTCATCGTTACTTGAAGACACATTAAGCGAATGGCAAAACATTGTTAAAACTTTGGATAATTTAAAAAAGGATCGTCATGGTTATGTAGAAGAAATAAAAAGAGAAGAAATGGTCATATTGGTAGAGATAAGCAAATGGAAAACacatttaattaaacaaattacCGCTTCAGAAGAAAAACTGAAGACAGAACTCTCAAATGCCAAGAAGAAAATCTTAGACTTATATGGGAAAGAGAATTCAGAAATTACAGAATTGTATAATGTTGTGCAAGAAAAAAAGCAGGAATTAGAATTTCTTAAGGAACATGGATCAAATAACCAGTTGTACCTTACTCTTCGAGAACAAGGAAAAGGAGTTGATGATCTCATCAAACGTGTGCAGGATATGACACTATCAGTCAAAAAGGCGGATTTTAAATTGAAGAAACAAAGCGATATTGATATAGAATGTATTGGATCGATAGAAGAGGTTAGGACAGCAAGTGCCATTCAGTATAGTCCAGTAAAACTACAGCAAGCTCAGGTTCAGCCAGTAGAAGTTAAATCCCTTCTAGCCTTCAGAAAGGAAATATCAGAAAAGTCACGAATAAGGGGAATCATCACAGATGTAGCGGTTACTGCAGATGATAAATTATTAGTGTGTGACTATAATAAAGAATGCGACAACATAGATGTCTTCAAAATCAATCAACGAAGTTTAAAATACATCACAACATTAAGTGTCCTCGGTACTCCATATGGCATTTCTGTATTAAATGGTACCGATAAAGCATGTGTTACATTACCTTTCAAGTCTTATATACAATGTATCGATACAAACACTTTGACTCTGGAGAAAACCATCGAAGTAGGTAAAGATTGCTTTGGTATCACGACCACTGGTAATTACATTGCAGTCGGTAAAcgaggaaaaatcaaaatattgagATTAAAAGGCGAAACCATCAGGAACATTGTGTTACCCGATTTATTAGAGGATTCTCATTATGTTAGCTCTCTGTATTACAACCCAAATGATGGCAGCATAATTTATAGCACAGTCGGAATGGTAAGTCGTATTCAGTTAAACGGTATCGAATCATATAGATATGCAGTGGAGGGAGAAGCAGGTATAGCTGTTGACAAACAAGGACATGTGTATGTCAGTGAAATTGCGAAAAGCGAGATTCAACGTTTTTCATCTGATGGACGATTCCATGATGTAGTATTGACAAATAGAGACGAAATTAAAAATCCATTTGCTATTGCATTTAATGAGAGCTGTACCAAATTTGTTGTAACAAATCTTTCTGGCTTGTTTCAGATATACAGTTGCAAATAA